One window of the Microplitis demolitor isolate Queensland-Clemson2020A chromosome 10, iyMicDemo2.1a, whole genome shotgun sequence genome contains the following:
- the LOC103570687 gene encoding uncharacterized protein LOC103570687 encodes MVSKFGSSIVRSMFLIICSASLIADVESIIIIGDVVDLINDVTSLITGMDGLIDLIKNDDSDEIFQTKVTNKLDNIYNACLKIDEVKDQIRNLTSVVDANAISDISKTALRENMNDIYNQIKNYRNESIGTYNFSIIDNNVLKNNLTYILRATRLASRNLFYGGKNIFEIAVAYSKNERNYHRDCNDISAYDKLYNFYKYIVGTVTQGYTMIIMAYEYRKLKSSDPTFYKNRQHEYLNIFKRTVIQITESVQHYLDLNNNINFKSSISCDPQSWKEGENYIRIKNYASFRTSKTASYDFTQLNPDPKGIEYECASFAEYSDSVIPELISTTHCPNVFIMPASRTFSESSDFPTRIMRRQCSSLTFSFLENIILCYYGKSDPILSVRKLSLSLQTCKTEINEVVTNTRFHVQEGIISIEIQCGVFVNGKVDPNTLRWNTDDRRYTRENHPNYVVLSETVKSFNLDDIVLPDGEFVTGIKFEKLNDSHLSLVLQGTQMYDSKNRIVSGRTTLRFPENTTNSRVNIDINQLTTPLDINKQTYELSQSGTHYVDLTTSKWSDEYTAYSTIPFLDMQPVGLSPAVPLGGMGLFYKSQPGYGGFLAFKHISPKFMHFISKDYVDKLIIRRPVA; translated from the exons ATGGTTTCAAAGTTTGGATCATCGATCGTTCGATCGATGTTCCTGATTATTTGTTCGGCATCGTTGATTGCTGATGTCGaatcgataataattatcgGAGATGTGGTCGATTTAATTAACGATGTTACCTCACTAATTACCGGTATGGATGGtcttattgatttaataaaaaatgacgacagcgatgaaatatttcaaaccaAAGTAACAAATAAACTCGACAATATTTATAACGCGTGTTTGAAGATTGATGAAGTAAAAGAccaaattagaaatttaacttCTGTCGTGGATGCAAATGCCATCAGTGATATTTCCAAAACGGCTTTAAGAGAAAATATGAATGac ATTTATAACCAAATCAAAAACTATCGTAATGAATCCATCGgtacatataatttttcaattattgataacaatgtCTTAAAAAATAACCTGACGTATATTTTAAGGGCTACTAGATTGGCTAGTAGAAATTTGTTTTAtggaggaaaaaatatttttgaaatagcTGTCGCTTATTCGAAAAATGAG agaaatTATCATCGGGATTGCAATGATATATCTGCTTacgataaattatacaatttttataaatatattgtggGAACTGTCACCCAAGGGTACACTATGATTATAATGGCTTATGAGTATCGTAAACTGAAATCATCTGATCcga CTTTCTATAAGAATAGGCAACACGAGtatcttaacatttttaaacGAACTGTCATTCAAATAACTGAATCTGTACAGCATTATTTGGACTTGAATAACAACATAAACTTTAAATCGTCAATTTCTTGTGATCCACAATCATGGAAAGAAG GAGAAAATTATATTCGTATCAAAAACTATGCATCATTTAGAACTTCAAAAACCGCTTCATATGATTTCACACAATTAAACCCTGATCCGAAAGGAATCGAATATGAATGCGCAAGTTTTGCTGAATATTCAGATTCGGTTATCCCAGAACTTATTTCCACGACACATTGCCCAAAT GTATTTATCATGCCTGCATCGAGAACATTTTCAGAATCTTCAGACTTTCCAACCCGAATTATGAGAAGACAATGTTCGTCACTTACTTTCTCATTTTTAGAGAATatcattttatgttattatgGTAAGTCGGATCCTATCCTGAGTGTTCGTAAATTAAGTTTATCATTGCAAACGTGCAAAACTGAAATAAATGA AGTTGTTACAAATACGCGATTTCATGTTCAAGAAGGTATAATTAGCATTGAAATTCAATGTGGGGTGTTTGTTAACGGCAAAGTTGATCCTAATACTCTTAGATGGAATACAGATGATAGACGTTACACAAGAGAGAATCATCCAAACTATGTTGTACTTTCCGAAACAGTGAAATCGTTTAATCTAGATGATATTGTATTACCTGACGGAGAATTTGTGACCGgaataaaattcgaaaaattgaaTGATAGCCATTTGTCACTGGTACTTCAGGGAACTCAAATGTATGATTCCAAAAATCGAATTGTCAGTGGCCGCACTACTTTGCGATTTCCAGAAAATACAACAAATTCAAG AGTGAACATAGATATAAATCAACTCACTACACCTCtggatataaataaacaaacttaTGAATTGAGTCAATCGGGAACTCATTACGTCGATTTAACAACATCTAAATGGTCCGATGAGTACACAGCCTACTCAACAATACCATTTTTGGATATGCAACCGGTCGGTTTGTCGCCAGCAGTACCACTTGGTGGAATGGGATTATTTTACAAGAGTCAACCTGGCTATGGCGGATTTTTGGCTTTCAAACATATTTCTCCAAAATTCATGCATTTTATTAGCAAAGACTATGTCGATAAGTTGATTATCAGACGTCCAGTTGCTTAG